A segment of the Lolium perenne isolate Kyuss_39 chromosome 3, Kyuss_2.0, whole genome shotgun sequence genome:
ACATGCAAGTTTTGCCTATTGTCATGCCTACATTGCCATTACTAGAGACAAATCTTTGTATAAGAAGAGCATAACGTGTTTCAGCTTCATTCGATTTGTTTGGACCGTCGTCAGCAAAGGTAACATTGATCACACCCCAATTTTTCCAAGGGGGAGCTGGACATATATAATCCATGAGGCGGGCTGACAAAGGCCATATATGGTAACTAACATcttcaaaacaaaaaaaataaagatgagaacactaattgtagtTTTCGGACCCAAACTGGTATTGTGGAAATTCGTGATTTCTGACGCAAATTGGTGGTGGAGGTTTGAAACTTAGTACCTCTTCGTTATAAAGGGGCAGATTAGTATCACGTTTTTTCGCCATTCTATGTGTTCGCAAATTCGTTACACCAAAAATAGATATTTGTGTGTCATGTGCAATATGAGAAATTTTGGTGCTAAAACAAAGCTTTTCACGACACACATTTCTATATCTTCTTTTACACGGGACATAAATAATATCGAATTTCGTGAAACTTAGTGTGCACTCATAGGTTGTTGAGATATATGCGCGAaatattttgtttttctttttaatAATTTTAAATCACTTCCTCAATTTCTAAAAAAAACTACTCGGTTTTATCTAGATATAGATGTACATAGAGTTATAAacatattttagttatagatacatctatatttagAGAGAGAAAATGAGCAGCTTTTTAAATATGAAGGAAATACTCTCTCCGTTCATAAAGGATGTCGAGTATTTATCTAAATCAGAATGTATCTATGTATTAAATGGTgtttagatacatctgaatttagaTCTTTTATAAGTAGAGATACTACTTTTTGGTCGCAACTGGGAAGAGCAAAGATCAGAACGTGAATTCGAGGGGAAAAAGTGCAAGCTTCATACAAAGGGCACTTGTAACGCTTGGCTCCCGAATGACACGTGGGTCATAAAGCAACCGAACCCTCAACAATTAAGAAGATCGCTAATCCAACGAAGGTTCTGGAACTTTCTCCATCACCTCGCCTTGACACCCCCACCGCACCGCTCGCGTTCCACCACCTTGGAGAAGCTTCTATCGCCTTCCAGACTCCCCGCCTCCGGCCAGCATATATAAgccccgcctcctcctcctcccgacgCAGCACCACCGAGCAAATCAACAAATCAAAAATCCAAATCAACTTgagtcttcagatcagccagcgaGCGAGGGAGAATGGAGGGCAGGGTGTTCGGGCTGGAGACCCCGCTGATGACGGCGCTGCAGCACCTGCTGGACATCCCCGAAGGCGAGGCCGGCAACGCCGGCGGCGAGAAGCAGGGCCCGACTCGCGCCTACGTCCGCGACGCGCGCGCCATGGCGGCCACCCCCGCCGATGTTAAGGAGCTCCCTGGCGCGTACGCGTTCGTGGTGGACATGCCGGGGCTCGGGTCCGGCGACATCAAGGTGCAGGTGGAGGACGAGCGGGTGCTGGTGATTAGCGGCGAGCGCCAGAGGGAGGAGAAGGAGGACGCCAGGTACCTGCGCATGGAGCGCCGGATGGGGAAGCTGATGCGCAAGTTCGTGCTGCCAGAGAACGCCGACATGGAGAAGATCTCCGCCGTGTGCCGCGACGGCGTGCTCACCGTGTCGGTCGAGAAGCTTCCGCCGCCAGAGCCCAAGAAGCCCAAGACCATCCAGGTCCAGGTTGCCTGAGATGGAGGACCAGTGGTCTTGCCTGCCTGCACGTCTGATCGAAGCTGAGTGGGTAGTGACCGATGATTAGCGAGGGAGTTCACTGTGATAAGTGATGTGTTTTCTTCTATCTGCCGGCGCTGTGCCTTGAGCGGATATCGTGTCAGTCTGGATGTTTGGTGTTTCGTCAATGGAAATGGGGACGATCTCCTGCTTTGTCTGAATAAATGTATGAATGGTTTGGCCACATTCTTGTTTTTGAAAATTTCAAGTAGTGCGTTCTAAGTTTTAGAGCTCCCGTTTCATCTCTCATAATTTGCCTGTAAATGACTGCACATAAGCTGATAAGATGTGGGGACATTTTTCAGAATTTGGTGAGAACAAGAAAGATCGCTTTTCCAGCAGGGGAGGAAAAAAACATGCCTTCACCCATTCATATTTCAAAGCACTTCCTCCTCATGGCATATGGGAAGGATCTGTCTAATTTTCAGCCCTCTCGTAGTTATATTTTTCTTAGATAAACCATACCATTTTATTAATTTATAATGTTTTAAATTGACATAGGGATCGACGCCCGGAAACGTCTCACTTTATTAAGTGACCCTAGGTTGAGAGAGATATTTCCTGTGTTTTGTTTCCTTCGTCCCTCTGTTTTTATTTACTGAGAGTTTTGCGTATTTCCTTCACGTTGTGGGTTTAATGGAAGTTATTCATATTTCAAGGCCCTTTATTCTCACGGGAAAGATCCGTCTAAATTTCAGCCCTTTCATAGTTACATTTTTTTAGATAAACCACCTCACTTTATTATTTTATATCGTTCAAATTGATACATGACTTTGCACTCCGAAATTCCCCACTTCAATAAATCACCCTAGATCGAGAATTAAATTTACTAACTTCAACCAAAATATTGGAAAAAAATATCAACATAcataatataaaatataatttatgattattttaacaaattttatattataCAGGTTAATGCTACAAAATAAATATTTGATCAAGTTACAAAGTTTGAATTTCTGAAATTACTGTGAAACAGAGGACTGCTCGAGATAAATTGTGAACCTCTAAATCGTATTGCTTTCAAGTCATGGAACAATTAATGGGCTTGTGAGGTTTTTAAAACTTAATTGTTTTATATAACCTAAATTTCATAAATTACAACTTAAGTTTGCACATGCTTGTATTCCTATATAGAAAGCAAATTATTCGACTCCAAATCATGAGAAAAACTAGGACAAAGTTCTAAAAAACTAGATCATTTGGAGATTCATCAGAAATTTTAGTTGAATTTTGAATGGTTGCATAATTTGTATGATTAAATTGCCTAGTAATTTTTGTGCGGATCCCTTTGCCTTATTATTTCAAAAGAATTTTTCACGTCCATTTAACATGAGATATTTTTTCTCTAGTATGAAAGCAAATTTGATGTAGATCCATTTATTTAGGATTTAAGTGGACATTGTAACATGTCTTTTTCAATTCCATGATTCCGTTTGATCTAAAAGGTTTTCATGATCAGTCAAATATATTTTTAACATGGATTATTTAGACTACATTACCCACTCGGTCTACTTTGATATGTAGGGCTCCACATACACGGGATATCAGGATGCCATGTGCACATTGCATTGGAAAAATAatgttttttttcttcaaaaattgggGATCGACGAAAATAACTCTAGAGAATTTACTAATATAAGTCAAACAACCATGAAAAAAGTATTTAAGGAACTTAACCTTATATTTTCCTATGTAAAAAATCCTTATAAAGAGGCCTGCTAAGAATCAATATTATCCCTATAGTTTTTCCCGATCTTTTATACGAAAATAATCTTCCAATCACGTGAAAAATATAACCTAAAGA
Coding sequences within it:
- the LOC127341579 gene encoding 17.5 kDa class II heat shock protein-like, which translates into the protein MEGRVFGLETPLMTALQHLLDIPEGEAGNAGGEKQGPTRAYVRDARAMAATPADVKELPGAYAFVVDMPGLGSGDIKVQVEDERVLVISGERQREEKEDARYLRMERRMGKLMRKFVLPENADMEKISAVCRDGVLTVSVEKLPPPEPKKPKTIQVQVA